Proteins from a genomic interval of Trifolium pratense cultivar HEN17-A07 linkage group LG6, ARS_RC_1.1, whole genome shotgun sequence:
- the LOC123890911 gene encoding uncharacterized protein LOC123890911, with amino-acid sequence MAYGRLSLLLTKRRFSLHFLNPKTPFLHSHLFSTSQNPNPKPSSLSARLSFVFDQIDAIEKERSQKHETLQRIRAWRDSKNTQNQIPEQPVSEPIVTASSSSHEEVKIDSKSTELVKKEVELVHPWPEWIQLMERLVHQNYFDHKRKDEDKMVQDLGFDSPEIVHDEGFDFTKDFKSVHAACLNFGKDRFDLLRSLSRQDIQILVGFGCPNVDRKVVFSGKLLRKLVHLDEGDVCSSCSLRNNCDNAYLLTNKEDEARTIDIMRMLLTFGFDPINGSVLNKSLLKHKSVKAVVRKLLHEVVKLSSVPIDPNLPPPVIKKPPPKVKQPPPTPKRRVGRDDVEMKRGDWLCSKCDFMNFAKNNVCLQCDAKRPKRQLLPGEWECAECNFLNYRRNVVCFHCECKRPPDEFLENKAQDNKYSSGPNFNKMGSRQEVSNAWNFDFDDNESDGADVAAFEYADSHGIDKDFPSDNNARRVGWDDDFEKNSRVPGSHDEEYVNPNASRPRTGFDDFDDEDDIDSYELDTQTGSNSARTEATKSNFSETEDSLDWEDSEDTDDKMHAHHKNKTAYGRTERNHSVRKNTSFSRSKDDELDYDSDEQRSILSNFKYGHVSAADQKRKGRGPTKKLSFGSDSDEDGGAGLYSDEDDDLNEAYSSRQNKRNRHDSGRRNFTKDGKSGSGYKSNIFSDDFDESPRQSYRNGRGSQGNSRDRKRFEDFDESPRQSYWNGRGSQGNSRDRKRFEDFDGSSRKSYGNDRGSQGSNRDRKRFDDFDGSSRKSYANERGSQGGNRDWKRFDDFDGSSRKSYGNDRRSQGSSRDRKRFDDFDGSSRKSYGNDRGSRGNGRSRQKFDDREHGRGQFNKYSMDEKGDGDFRNSRRVIER; translated from the exons ATGGCCTACGGTCGTTTATCTCTTCTTCTCACCAAACGCCGTTTCTCTCTTCATTTCTTAAACCCTAAAACCCCATTCTTACATTCCCATCTTTTCTCAACCTCCCAaaacccaaaccctaaaccttcTTCCCTTTCCGCTCGTCTCAGCTTCGTATTTGATCAAATCGATGCAATCGAAAAAGAACGTTCTCAAAAACACGAAACACTTCAACGAATTCGTGCTTGGCGTGATTCCAAAAACACTCAAAATCAAATTCCCGAACAACCCGTTTCAGAACCAATTGTTACAGCTTCTTCTTCGTCTCATGAAGAGGTTAAGATTGACAGTAAATCGACGGAATTGGTGAAGAAAGAGGTGGAATTGGTGCATCCGTGGCCGGAATGGATTCAATTGATGGAGAGATTGGTTCATCAGAATTATTTTGATCATAAGAGGAAGGATGAGGATAAAATGGTGCAGGATTTAGGGTTTGATTCTCCTGAGATTGTACATGATGAGGGGTTTGATTTTACTAAGGATTTTAAGAGTGTTCATGCTGCGTGTCTTAATTTTGGGAAAGATCGTTTTGATTTGTTGAG GTCGTTGTCGAGGCAGGATATTCAAATTTTGGTAGGTTTTGGATGTCCCAATGTGGACAGAAAGGTGGTTTTCTCCGGAAAACTTTTAAGGAAGCTTGTCCACCTTGATGAAGGAGAT GTATGTAGTTCCTGCAGTTTGAGAAACAATTGTGACAACGCATATCTTCTTACAAACAAAGAAGATGAGGCACGGACTATTGATATCATGCGAATGCTACTGACGTTTGGGTTTGATCCTATTAATGGATCAGTCCTCAATAAGTCACTTCTGAAGCATAAGTCTGTCAAAGCAGTGGTTCGTAAATTGCTTCATGAAGTTGTCAAATTGAGTTCAGTTCCTATTGATCCAAATCTCCCTCCTCCTGTGATAAAAAAGCCTCCACCAAAGGTGAAACAACCTCCTCCTACTCCAAAGAGACGTGTTGGACGGGATGATGTTGAGATGAAAAGGGGGGACTGGCTATGTTCTAA GTGTGATTTCATGAATTTTGCAAAGAATAATGTTTGCCTACAGTGTGATGCCAAGCGTCCCAAGAGACAGTTGCTTCCAGGAGAATGGGAATGTGCCGA GTGCAACTTCTTGAATTACAGGAGGAATGTGGTATGTTTTCATTGTGAGTGTAAACGCCCACCTGATGAATTCCTGGAAAATAAAGCTCAAGATAATAAGTACAGTTCCGGGCCTAACTTTAATAAGATGGGCAGTCGGCAAGAGGTTTCCAATGCCTGGAATTTTGACTTTGATGACAATGAGTCGGATGGTGCAGACGTTGCTGCTTTTGAGTATGCAGATTCTCATGGTATAGACAAGGATTTTCCTTCAGATAACAATGCTCGGCGTGTGGGGTGGGACGATGATTTTGAAAAGAATAGCAGAGTGCCAGGGTCCCATGATGAAGAATATGTTAATCCCAATGCTTCTAGACCTAGAACAGGGTTTGATGATTTTGACGATGAAGATGATATAGATAGTTATGAGCTAGACACTCAAACTGGATCTAATAGTGCAAGAACGGAAGCTACAAAAAGTAATTTTTCAGAAACAGAAGACTCATTGGACTGGGAAGATTCTGAAGACACTGATGACAAAATGCACGcacatcataaaaataaaacagcTTATGGAAGAACTGAACGGAACCATTCAGTTCGCAAAAATACATCTTTCTCTCGATCCAAGGATGATGAACTTGATTATGATTCTGATGAACAACGGTCTATTCTTTCCAATTTCAAATATGGCCATGTTTCTGCTGCTGACCAGAAAAGGAAAGGCAGAGGTCCAACCAAGAAATTAAGCTTCGGTTCTGACTCTGACGAAGATGGTGGTGCTGGCTTATACTCTGATGAGGATGATGACTTAAATGAGGCATATTCATCCAGACAAAATAAAAGGAACAGACATGATTCTGGGAGAAGGAACTTTACTAAAGACGGAAAGTCTGGTAGTGGctacaaatcaaatattttcaGTGATGATTTTGATGAATCACCCCGGCAGTCTTATAGGAACGGTAGAGGGTCACAGGGAAATAGCCGTGATAGGAAGAGGTTTGAAGATTTTGACGAATCACCCAGGCAGTCTTATTGGAATGGTAGAGGGTCACAGGGAAATAGCCGTGATAGGAAGAGGTTTGAAGATTTTGATGGATCATCTCGAAAATCTTATGGTAATGACAGAGGGTCTCAGGGAAGTAACCGTGATCGGAAGAGATTTGATGATTTTGATGGATCATCCAGGAAATCTTATGCTAATGAGAGAGGGTCTCAGGGAGGTAACCGTGATTGGAAAAGATTCGACGACTTTGATGGATCATCCCGGAAATCTTATGGTAATGACAGAAGATCTCAGGGAAGTAGCCGTGATCGGAAGAGATTTGATGATTTTGATGGATCATCCCGGAAATCTTATGGGAATGATAGAGGGTCCCGAGGAAATGGCCGGAGTAGACAGAAATTTGATGACAGGGAGCATGGCAGAGGACAGTTTAATAAATACAGTATGGATGAGAAGGGTGATGGTGATTTTAGAAACAGTAGGCGTGTGATTGAAAGATAG
- the LOC123890910 gene encoding probable linoleate 9S-lipoxygenase 5 isoform X2 produces MKGKVGKVAYLEDWSTTITPSLLAGESTYNITFEWDEEIGTPGAFLIKNNHHSEFYLKSLTLENVPGHGVIHFICNSWVYPSHKYQKDRIFFSNKTYFLSETPEPLLKYREEELQTLRGNGNNLQLQEWDRVYDYAYYNDLGDPDKGPKYARPVLGGSSEYPYPRRGRTGRQPTKSDANSESRLNLVMSLDIYVPRDERFGHLKLTDFLGYALKAIVPIIKPELESLFDSTPNEFDSFEDVLKLYGEIKEIRDYNIHAERLKENLQIDGEKLFKYPVPQVIKEDTSAWRTDEEFAREMLAGVNPVIIRRLQEFPPTSKLDPNIYGDQSSTIRKEHIESNLDGLTVDEAIAQNKLFILDHHDALMLYLRRINSTSTKTYASRTILFLQNNGTLKPLAIELSLPHPEGDQHGAISKVYIPAENGVENSIWQLAKAYVAVNDSGYHQLISHWLHTHAAIEPFIISANRQLSVLHPIHKLLYPHFRDTMNINALARQILINAGGILEATVFPSKYSMEMSSALYKDWTFPEQALPADLIKRGMAVEDSTSPHGLRLLINDYPYAVDGLEIWFAIKTWVQDYCSFYYKDDDTVKNDVELQSWWKELIEQGHGDKKNEPWWPKMKTVKELIETCTIIIWIASALHAAVNFGQYPYAGYLPNRPTISRRFMPEKGTIEYNELVENPDKAFLKTITAQLQTLVGVSLIEILSTHSSDEVYLGQRDTKHWTYDAEPLEAFEKFGKKLREIEERIVAMNDDVILENRIGGVKVPYTLLFPTSEGGLTGSGIPNSVSI; encoded by the exons ATGAAAGGAAAAGTTGGAAAGGTTGCATATTTGGAAGATTGGAGTACCACAATCACACCATCATTGTTAGCTGGAGAATCAACATACAATATTACATTTGAATGGGATGAAGAAATAGGAACACCAGGAgcatttttaataaagaataatcaTCATAGTGAATTCTACTTAAAAAGTTTGACACTTGAAAATGTTCCTGGCCATGGTGTTATACACTTTATATGCAACTCTTGGGTATACCCTTCACATAAATATCAAAAGGATCGAATTTTCTTTAGTAACAAG acgTACTTTCTAAGTGAAACACCGGAGCCACTTCTTAAGTATAGAGAAGAAGAACTACAAACTTTAAGAGGAAATGGAAATAATCTACAATTGCAAGAATGGGATAGAGTATATGATTATGCATACTACAATGATCTGGGTGATCCTGATAAAGGTCCAAAGTACGCTCGTCCGGTTCTTGGGGGGTCTAGTGAGTATCCTTACCCTCGAAGGGGAAGAACCGGCAGACAACCCACAAAGTCAG ATGCTAATAGTGAGAGTAGATTGAATCTTGTGATGAGCTTAGACATCTATGTTCCAAGGGATGAAAGATTTGGTCACTTGAAATTGACTGACTTTCTTGGTTATGCACTAAAAGCAATAGTTCCAATTATCAAACCTGAATTAGAATCACTATTTGATAGTACTCCTAATGAGTTTGATAGCTTTGAAGATGTACTTAAACTCTATGGTGAGATTAAGGAAATTAGGGATTATAATATCCATGCAGAGAGGCTCAAAGAAAATCTCCAAATTGATGGTGAAAAGCTTTTCAAATACCCTGTGCCTCAAGTAATTAAAG AGGATACATCTGCATGGAGAACTGATGAAGAATTTGCAAGAGAAATGTTGGCTGGTGTAAATCCTGTCATAATTCGTCGCCTCCAA GAATTCCCACCAACATCTAAGCTAGATCCTAATATCTATGGCGATCAATCTAGTACAATAAGGAAAGAACACATTGAGAGCAATTTGGATGGACTCACAGTTGACGAG GCAATTGCACAGAATAAGTTGTTTATATTGGATCACCATGATGCATTGATGTTATACTTGAGAAGGATAAATTCAACTTCTACAAAGACATATGCTAGTAGGACTATtcttttcttgcaaaacaatgGAACTTTGAAGCCATTGGCCATTGAATTGAGTTTGCCACATCCTGAAGGAGATCAACATGGTGCTATTAGTAAAGTTTACATTCCTGCAGAAAATGGTGTTGAAAATTCCATCTGGCAGTTGGCTAAAGCTTATGTAGCAGTAAACGATTCCGGCTATCATCAACTTATCAGCCATTG GCTGCATACTCATGCGGCGATTGAACCATTCATTATATCTGCAAACAGACAACTTAGCGTGCTTCACCCCATTCATAAACTATTGTATCCTCACTTCCGCGACACAATGAATATAAATGCACTTGCGAGACAAATCCTCATCAATGCAGGTGGTATTTTAGAGGCCACAGTTTTTCCATCCAAATATTCCATGGAGATGTCATCCGCGCTTTATAAGGATTGGACTTTCCCTGAACAAGCACTCCCTGCAGATCTTATCAAAAG AGGAATGGCTGTTGAAGATTCAACGTCACCGCATGGCCTTCGACTATTGATCAACGATTACCCTTACGCAGTGGACGGCTTAGAGATTTGGTTTGCAATCAAAACATGGGTTCAAGATTATTGTTCCTTTTACTACAAAGATGACGACACAGTGAAGAACGATGTAGAGCTACAATCTTGGTGGAAGGAATTAATAGAACAAGGTCACGGCGACAAGAAAAACGAACCATGGTGGCCAAAGATGAAAACAGTTAAAGAGTTGATTGAAACTTGCACAATCATTATATGGATTGCTTCGGCTCTTCACGCAGCTGTAAACTTTGGACAGTATCCTTATGCAGGTTACTTACCAAACCGTCCAACGATAAGTCGTCGATTCATGCCTGAGAAAGGAACAATAGAGTACAATGAACTTGTGGAAAATCCTGATAAGGCTTTTCTGAAAACAATCACGGCGCAACTGCAGACACTTGTTGGCGTTTCGCTTATTGAAATATTGTCTACTCATTCTTCTGATGAGGTCTACCTTGGACAAAGAGACACTAAGCATTGGACATATGATGCAGAGCCATTGGAAGCATTTGAGAAGTTTGGAAAGAAACTGAGAGAAATTGAAGAAAGAATTGTAGCTATGAATGATGATGTTATACTCGAAAATCGAATTGGAGGGGTTAAAGTGCCATACACTTTGCTTTTTCCTACAAGTGAAGGTGGATTAACTGGTTCTGGTATTCCCAATAGTGTCTCCATTTGA
- the LOC123890910 gene encoding probable linoleate 9S-lipoxygenase 5 isoform X1: MFENIVNALSTLCWKNSDRMMIKGRVVLMKKNVLDFKDLSASLLDNLHEFVGKSVSLQLVSASNGDPGNGMKGKVGKVAYLEDWSTTITPSLLAGESTYNITFEWDEEIGTPGAFLIKNNHHSEFYLKSLTLENVPGHGVIHFICNSWVYPSHKYQKDRIFFSNKTYFLSETPEPLLKYREEELQTLRGNGNNLQLQEWDRVYDYAYYNDLGDPDKGPKYARPVLGGSSEYPYPRRGRTGRQPTKSDANSESRLNLVMSLDIYVPRDERFGHLKLTDFLGYALKAIVPIIKPELESLFDSTPNEFDSFEDVLKLYGEIKEIRDYNIHAERLKENLQIDGEKLFKYPVPQVIKEDTSAWRTDEEFAREMLAGVNPVIIRRLQEFPPTSKLDPNIYGDQSSTIRKEHIESNLDGLTVDEAIAQNKLFILDHHDALMLYLRRINSTSTKTYASRTILFLQNNGTLKPLAIELSLPHPEGDQHGAISKVYIPAENGVENSIWQLAKAYVAVNDSGYHQLISHWLHTHAAIEPFIISANRQLSVLHPIHKLLYPHFRDTMNINALARQILINAGGILEATVFPSKYSMEMSSALYKDWTFPEQALPADLIKRGMAVEDSTSPHGLRLLINDYPYAVDGLEIWFAIKTWVQDYCSFYYKDDDTVKNDVELQSWWKELIEQGHGDKKNEPWWPKMKTVKELIETCTIIIWIASALHAAVNFGQYPYAGYLPNRPTISRRFMPEKGTIEYNELVENPDKAFLKTITAQLQTLVGVSLIEILSTHSSDEVYLGQRDTKHWTYDAEPLEAFEKFGKKLREIEERIVAMNDDVILENRIGGVKVPYTLLFPTSEGGLTGSGIPNSVSI; this comes from the exons ATGTTTGAGAACATTGTAAATGCCCTTAGCACACTTTGTTGGAAGAATAGTGATCGCATGATGATAAAAGGGAGAGTGGTATTGATGAAGAAAAATGTGTTGGATTTTAAGGATTTGAGTGCTTCTTTACTTGATAATCTTCATGAATTTGTGGGCAAGAGTGTTTCTCTTCAACTTGTAAGTGCTTCTAATGGTGACCCGG GCAATGGCATGAAAGGAAAAGTTGGAAAGGTTGCATATTTGGAAGATTGGAGTACCACAATCACACCATCATTGTTAGCTGGAGAATCAACATACAATATTACATTTGAATGGGATGAAGAAATAGGAACACCAGGAgcatttttaataaagaataatcaTCATAGTGAATTCTACTTAAAAAGTTTGACACTTGAAAATGTTCCTGGCCATGGTGTTATACACTTTATATGCAACTCTTGGGTATACCCTTCACATAAATATCAAAAGGATCGAATTTTCTTTAGTAACAAG acgTACTTTCTAAGTGAAACACCGGAGCCACTTCTTAAGTATAGAGAAGAAGAACTACAAACTTTAAGAGGAAATGGAAATAATCTACAATTGCAAGAATGGGATAGAGTATATGATTATGCATACTACAATGATCTGGGTGATCCTGATAAAGGTCCAAAGTACGCTCGTCCGGTTCTTGGGGGGTCTAGTGAGTATCCTTACCCTCGAAGGGGAAGAACCGGCAGACAACCCACAAAGTCAG ATGCTAATAGTGAGAGTAGATTGAATCTTGTGATGAGCTTAGACATCTATGTTCCAAGGGATGAAAGATTTGGTCACTTGAAATTGACTGACTTTCTTGGTTATGCACTAAAAGCAATAGTTCCAATTATCAAACCTGAATTAGAATCACTATTTGATAGTACTCCTAATGAGTTTGATAGCTTTGAAGATGTACTTAAACTCTATGGTGAGATTAAGGAAATTAGGGATTATAATATCCATGCAGAGAGGCTCAAAGAAAATCTCCAAATTGATGGTGAAAAGCTTTTCAAATACCCTGTGCCTCAAGTAATTAAAG AGGATACATCTGCATGGAGAACTGATGAAGAATTTGCAAGAGAAATGTTGGCTGGTGTAAATCCTGTCATAATTCGTCGCCTCCAA GAATTCCCACCAACATCTAAGCTAGATCCTAATATCTATGGCGATCAATCTAGTACAATAAGGAAAGAACACATTGAGAGCAATTTGGATGGACTCACAGTTGACGAG GCAATTGCACAGAATAAGTTGTTTATATTGGATCACCATGATGCATTGATGTTATACTTGAGAAGGATAAATTCAACTTCTACAAAGACATATGCTAGTAGGACTATtcttttcttgcaaaacaatgGAACTTTGAAGCCATTGGCCATTGAATTGAGTTTGCCACATCCTGAAGGAGATCAACATGGTGCTATTAGTAAAGTTTACATTCCTGCAGAAAATGGTGTTGAAAATTCCATCTGGCAGTTGGCTAAAGCTTATGTAGCAGTAAACGATTCCGGCTATCATCAACTTATCAGCCATTG GCTGCATACTCATGCGGCGATTGAACCATTCATTATATCTGCAAACAGACAACTTAGCGTGCTTCACCCCATTCATAAACTATTGTATCCTCACTTCCGCGACACAATGAATATAAATGCACTTGCGAGACAAATCCTCATCAATGCAGGTGGTATTTTAGAGGCCACAGTTTTTCCATCCAAATATTCCATGGAGATGTCATCCGCGCTTTATAAGGATTGGACTTTCCCTGAACAAGCACTCCCTGCAGATCTTATCAAAAG AGGAATGGCTGTTGAAGATTCAACGTCACCGCATGGCCTTCGACTATTGATCAACGATTACCCTTACGCAGTGGACGGCTTAGAGATTTGGTTTGCAATCAAAACATGGGTTCAAGATTATTGTTCCTTTTACTACAAAGATGACGACACAGTGAAGAACGATGTAGAGCTACAATCTTGGTGGAAGGAATTAATAGAACAAGGTCACGGCGACAAGAAAAACGAACCATGGTGGCCAAAGATGAAAACAGTTAAAGAGTTGATTGAAACTTGCACAATCATTATATGGATTGCTTCGGCTCTTCACGCAGCTGTAAACTTTGGACAGTATCCTTATGCAGGTTACTTACCAAACCGTCCAACGATAAGTCGTCGATTCATGCCTGAGAAAGGAACAATAGAGTACAATGAACTTGTGGAAAATCCTGATAAGGCTTTTCTGAAAACAATCACGGCGCAACTGCAGACACTTGTTGGCGTTTCGCTTATTGAAATATTGTCTACTCATTCTTCTGATGAGGTCTACCTTGGACAAAGAGACACTAAGCATTGGACATATGATGCAGAGCCATTGGAAGCATTTGAGAAGTTTGGAAAGAAACTGAGAGAAATTGAAGAAAGAATTGTAGCTATGAATGATGATGTTATACTCGAAAATCGAATTGGAGGGGTTAAAGTGCCATACACTTTGCTTTTTCCTACAAGTGAAGGTGGATTAACTGGTTCTGGTATTCCCAATAGTGTCTCCATTTGA